DNA sequence from the Myxocyprinus asiaticus isolate MX2 ecotype Aquarium Trade chromosome 3, UBuf_Myxa_2, whole genome shotgun sequence genome:
ggaagatggatttttgttggactctctcattaataacatttttttattttttaacaaatatagttctttttcgcacacaaagtgatcgatttgctttagaagacattaatgtcgcTGCTGGAGACAggatggattaattttatgctgactatGATGACTatatctaatcaccatcctctcccattctaaggacctgctgagcctggatGTTTTTCAACAAATTTTCAAAAGTGTtatgtggaagaaagaaagtcatacacatctcagatggtgAGTaacttatttttgggtgaactaattctttaagtgccttgttcaaggacacaatggtggtgactgtggggatcaaaccaacaaccttctgcttactagttctgtactttagcccactacaccaccaccactccactaaATTATTTGTATGTGGCTTGTACATACAGTATCACTCCAGTGCaacactatcagttgagctacagcccAAAGTGACTGCACTCAAATAAACTTAgaaatgtagttagttatgtaaagtaaacattaaaatgtatcatcttataagtcatgcactatagtaagatTTAATAACATTGCATTGTGcaaggaacagggcaaaaagtaagtgtttataaactgatattCTGCCCTttaactcatgatttgtgtgaaagggaataaaactaattgttgttttagcacctctagtgttcatttcaccaggaacctGCAGCGATAATGTACATACAAGCCAATCTGTAATAAGATTAATTCATAATTTTACTGAATAACAATCCTCAAATTCCCTCTGTTTGTGTCATACTGTTATATTTCTGCCTCTCTAACGCTGTGGTCCTCTTTTATAGCCTGAGTTTTGCCTAAACTGCATTTCTGCACtgcttgtctctctctctgatcAGATCTAATCCACCTCTGCTGCTCATTTAGACAGAAAGGGATTTGCTTAACCTGCTAATGCAGCCACTCCCACTGCAGCCAGTCTTGACGTGTTAAGATTAAAGAGCAATTAAGAGCCACTCTAAGAATTACAGATTACAAGGAGTGGATGTAGATGTAATGCTGACCTACTTCTGTCACATCTCTGGCTCAGAACAGCAGGACAAGTTTTGAGGACCAGCAAGAGGTTTTCTAGGATTTGAAAGTGATGGACATTTTTGTCTGACTATGTGATTTAGGGGTATGTGCTGCACATTTCCTTTTCTCAGTCAAGAAGTCTGACAGTCGGTTAAATGTGAATGAGTTGAACCAAACTTAGAACCTGTCAAAGTGATAAAAGGGTTGTCCACTGCTATGAGATCTGTGCTGTGTGGGTCAAATGAGCCTGTAACAGTGATGGAGAATTTGGTCTGTCTTGATATAGAGGAGACCAGGGCTAATTAtcacagggggaagttgtcacaagggctgtatCTCAGTACCTAttaggttttgagtcaaaagtgtgtgtgtttctctagCAGTGGcttttgtttgttgatttcaaacacctagttcaaaatcaacactaaaatacagtacattttgacAAAGGTCAATAATCAGTTGAAAAAGTTGTAAcgtgttttaaaggtgcactctgtaattttttcctcattaaaaaagctgttacccctaaaaaaaataattgtaattttaaaacatatgtataaaataatgaacACTCGCATGATGTGAAAAATCCATTCATATTAGTaaatttataaaagctgttttattctacatggagagagtccctctcatgggggctgccatttttgaATCACATGGGCAGtcaaatactactggcttaatctcactAACCACCCTGTtaatggacactttcactcatggattaaattaataatttcagacctgggccgtagcaaggtaatctgggccccctgactgtatattgttcTGAGCCCCTTTCCTATAAAAAagtacagtttagaatttgttgtggggccccctggacctttgggcccctagaatcattaccacctatcaccccactagctacggccctgtgtcagactgtgaatagtgaatttttacattGGCATCCTTTAATAGGCTGTGTAATGAGTATTGAGGCATGTTGCAACAAAAGGTGAACACGTGTTCAATGAACTGTTCATTTTCCTAGGCAATagttcaatagcttttttataGCCAAGAATATTAAGGTATGTGCCCATACAGAAATTGAGAGAAATATGTGGTATTGCATTTCAATAGGATCAGAGCCTCAAATTATTTGAACACATTCAGTGGCAGTTCTGAATCCTTCACTCAGAACTTAGTTGATTTGGATTAGTAAACCACTATAGGGAGATTTCTCTATGCTAAGACAGTAGAATTAAGAAAATTAACTAACCTAAACTTGAACTTGTGTATGATGAGGTATAGCGTGTGTTAAAGCGGAGAGCTATCTTGATTCACCAGGGAAGGATTACATAGATTTAATCTGTTCCTCTCAATGTAGATGACTCTAAATTATTACAATGGCTTTCAGATAAACTTCACATTAGGGATTACTCTCTCAGGAAATCAAAAACATGCACTGGATGCACTTTGATGTTATGTAACACTATAGGGATGATTATAACACTGTGGGCTTGAAATGCTGGCAACAAAATAGTTGAATATAACTTGACATGTCTGACTATTGTTGACTATAAAAATACAGTTCTTTTAACAACTatttggacagacagacaggttgGGCCAGCAGTAAGTAACATAGACAATATTGTAGTTAGtgtactgtaaattgctttgtttTGGGTTCTCCCTTTCAGTGATGAATGAGCAATGCTCATCAATAGAATGAAGGGTGTGAATGATAACACACATTATCTTTTTTGACCAAGCCTATAAATGATACAACAGTGgaaaaagtagttatattttggcCTTATGTTGTTATATTTTTTGAATATGTTCTAAAATATACAAGTGTATCTTTTCTGTGGGTCAAAGCTATAATTACTGAATATCTATTTAGACTCTCCTCCTCAAGACAGGCCAAATGAAAAAGAAACTTTGCCATGGTTTATTGACTTTtcctctttttaaataaatttttttttttttttaaatgtgttctcaCATGCAAATGTATTGTGCATGAGCATGTACAATGTGATATTTGGCAAGTTGTACAATCATTTGATAATGAGTATGACTAGCTGTTAGTTGCTAGGTTACCGTTCCATTCTGTAATTGCCCACTTTGATTGAAAtcccattaaaaaaacaaaaggggcCCTTGTGTTGCAGCCTCACAATGTTTTGTTTGGGATGGGTTGATTTGCAGAGACTGAAAAGGTACTGAGAGCTAATGAAATCAGACTCTGTCTTTCGTCGCTCTTCCTTTCTCTCACTCTGTTAAACACACCTTATGTCAGGACCATGTAGCCTTATTGAGATACGCTTCATGATTTGGATGTCACTGAATTCTTGCTGTGACACTGTAACATTTGGCAATGCAAGAGTATACATTTGTCAAATGTATCTTATAAGTGCAGGGTCGGGATGCAAGTCACCAAGGGCAACTTTTGCTGCCTCTGTTGTAATGATGAATTGTTAAAATCAGACTACCTATATAAACTGCATATACGGTGGCAGTCATccctcaaaggaatattccacgtTCCGCGGTGATCATGGTATACATATtgtgggggttgtacttgcttgttttgattgttTAAACCCGATTGATGGAAACTCATCCacccttttcattaaaaaaagcaacaaacaaaaaaaggagGGGAAGGTAAAACATTTgtgttaattaatattatgccacgtatactgttgattgagtttaacttgtcttgaacccggaatattcctttaacagaagtCCTTGGctgaacacatttttaaacattgattTTTGTCTCCCTCTAGTGGCATCTGAAATTTCTGCTGTCTGCTTGTATTTCACAAGCGAATTTTGCACTCAAACTTTTGAAATTACATCAGAGCTGTTTTACAACACTATTCTGCGAGCACAGCAAGCTGAGATTTAACCTTGGGAAATGAGAGTCCGAGTTTTTATTAGAAGGGAAGTTCTGTATTGAGTTATTGAAGTTTGCATTGCTATTATAACATGGTTTTTGTTATAGATGTTGATGCCTTACcattcagttttgtagctgagcCCTCTGTATTGAAACGAAAACTAATTCGTTTCCAGTTGTCAACCATGCTCTGCTTTTTCTATAAGAGAAATtcacttttttgtattttattttttgtatttttttgttgtattttttatttattttttatttattttgttgcacattacaaaaaacaaagaaaagtgcaCACTGCATTAAAGAAatacagtaaaagaaaaaaaaatcagaaagtatcagaaaaatatagatatataaattgtattcaaaataaaataaaataatattttaaaaatgtaaatataaataaatagcagAAATTATAtagatataattaaaaatattaaaataataaaaaaactcaatataaaagaaaataacaatataattataattataataaataagaaATCAGTTATTCTCGCTTTCATTCGTGAGTTTAAGATATTTTATAATATCGGATATTGCAACTAAAAATGATTCAAATCTGGACAAAGTATCAAGAAATTAGTTCTTGCGAATAAAGTATTTaccactgatctatatatatatagttatgtaTATAGATCAGTGGTATttacaaagttttaaaaaaaattcacgatGTATGAGAAACACGCATGCGCAGAGCCGGTGCATCTATATTGCGTCACTTCCCCTTTTTGCATTCCCtctaaatgaattttatttaatcgTATTATGCAATAATGAATAATgcagacataatttttttttttttttttttgaaaaacaatgaGCTGCATTTAAGTGTGCGGTCTCGCGGAAGGctgtttttcatttcattcatttggaCAGTGATTTCCGGTCAGCTGATAATGTGTCATCAGTGTTTGCAAACAAAACTCCCGTGCCTGCATGTCTGCACCGTCCACTGACATCACATACCACTGCTGTCAtgggagaaaatgatgagagcGAAATAATCGAGCACTACGATGATGAGGAAATGGAGAAGAGAAGGACGCCGAGAAATCTCTCGCATTCCTTTCTGGAGAGCGTCACGTCGTCGGAGGAGAAAAACGGCCACAGCAGCACGCAGTCATCACACCGTCTGCTCGCCTACAGTGATGCACTCATCTCCATCATTGCTACTGTAATGGTAAGGGGAACAAAATCCACATTGACCTCAACATTTGAGTGTACTGGGATGCACATTTGAATAAATATCACATATGACAGATACAGTATTATAGATGATACGAACAGAACACAATCTAGAGCTGCTGTCACATTTTCTATTAGTCACCTGTCACCCTTGCTCTGTGATATATGATTACGCATGTGAAAAATGAATATGTCATGAATTTTTGTGTTCACAGATATTGCCTGTTGCACATACAAAATTTCAGGATAATGAGGTGTGACAACAAATTATAATAGCCTTCATAGAATATAAATGAAAGAAATACAATGttgttatacagtacattataaatGATATTATCTTTTCATATGCAGGAGCTGAAAGAGAGTATCCAGACTTTGCTCACTACCAAGGTTGCAGTGTACTTGATGACATTTTTGATTGTCACTGTTGCTTGGGCTGCACATATCCGGTGAGAGCATTCAAGCATTTGCACAGTAGAGCATCATGTGTTTGTTTCATTGAATCATTCCTTTCGTCCACTTGCTTAGAGATTTAAATCCATCATTTGTTTGTGGTCAGGTTGTTTCAGGTCATTGAGCGCATCGACGACACTCTCGCACTGCTTAACTTGGTAAGGGCACCAACAAGGCTGAAGTGGTGTAGAATGAGAATGATGAATGTAAAGTAAGAGCTTTACATTCGTTTTGAAAGTGTGAAGTGACTTTTCAACTAtccttttttattctatttcagGCTTGTATGATGCTCATCACATTTCTGCCATACACAGTTAGTATTCACTTCACCAGatgataagaaaataaaataaagcctatgtctgtttatgattgtttttaatgtttattttattcattattttgtagTTCTCCCTCATGGCGACGTTTCCTGATAATTTTCTTGGCATCCTCCTCTTCTGTGCTTGTGTCATAGTGATTGGATTAATTCAGGTGAGGGAGCAACAAAGTAGCAATACTCAACATATAACAATTTGAACTAACTTCATCTTTAATAAAGGTCATTGATATCATAGTAGGTGAAAAATAAGCTTTGGTAGATATCCTCGTAGTTATATTTCATCTTGATGTTAATCACTGTTTTGTTAGACAGTCATGTTTACTTTGTGTCCTCAGGCCGTGATTGTCTTGTATGGATTTAGCCATCCTTTCCTCCTGAACAACCATATACAGATGTCACAGAATCAGGCTTATTACAAGCAGAACATCCTCAAAGTCATCATGAGGGTTCCGATCATGTGCTTCTTTGCCAGTATCTTTTCATTCATCTTTTTCCAACTGGTAGGTGAATTGTACTTAAATACTATATTGAACATGTAGTACAAGTTAAAGAGTTCTATTATGAGTTACAGTAATGTCCTTTtgatatataacaaatatatttacataGTATCACATATTTACTTATTTGCTACTTATAAAgtataataacataataataataataataataataataatatatatatatatatatatgtttttcctGGTAGTCCTACGTCCTTTTGGCGATCGTCATATTCCTGCCCTATATTTCTCAGTCTTTGAAATGGATTCGGAATAAAGCCATTGGTGGTAAGCACAAAACGTCATAACTGTTTACtccatttttttttaaggtggataaaagtgttttgttattcttttaatatataattggggcaatatacagtaaattatttactttaaaccTTTATTGTATCACTTTTCCAATAAACACAGGTCAGGTAGATGAGAGTCCAGATTCCATGCTTTTCTACACCTACCACCCCAGTGAACCTTTGAGTAAAGAGCGAGTGGAGGCTTTCAGTGATGGGGTGTACGCCATTGTAGCTACGCTGCTCATCTTAGATATTTGGTTTGTATTATTCTATTGCTCAAACAGTACAATTTTGTCAAGACAGTAAGTgacatattttttgttgtttgacTGCATCAAATGCCTTGCAGTAGTATTAAAATGACTTTTGCAAGGCATGAAACACAAGGCTTTgtttatgtttctttaaaaaaattacatttgagagTAGAGCGCAGTATTTGGGTTCCAAAAGTAAAAAACggattcatttttttccataggggaattgttttgttttttttaacgataactaatcatttactcaccctcatgccatcctggaggtgtatgactttcttctgcagaacacaaaaaagatttttagaagaatatctcagctcttttgaatATCTCAGTGattggtgaccagacctttgaagctccaaaaagcacataaaggcagcattaaagtaatccataagactccagtggtttaatccatatcttctgaagccatatgataggtgtgggtgagaaacagaacaatatttaagtgctttgttaccataaatctctactttcactttcaaaattggatagaatgtgaatgtgaaagtggagatttgtagaaCAAAATGAGAAAGTaattagccaaggtgagaaattatatgacataaTAACCTAAtggtttttgttattttaatatatctTTGTGAATGAAAAGATACATTGAAGATTGCAGTTTAGCTTTTTGCTTTGTCCTCTGTTTTTGTTTCTAATGTTTTTTTGAATTAGATGCTAATTTCATGACtgacgttttttttatttatggaaaagcagctataatgaacaaatgtttattgttcattttacttAATTGTGCCATTATTATATCgcatattatgcatagtccatcgtGGTACAGCGCAAAATAAACATGAGATGAccagattttttccaatttgtccagTAAACGTTATAATTCCCAGACATGTTGTCCAGCACCAAAATTTCATAGCGGAAACTCTGTTGTATAGAtcttaatattttgtaataaacttaaaatgaattgtttctatacttgcagtcaacaacttaaaatcaatagttttgtatATTTCCATCATTTTCAATTCAATTGCATAATTTTCAGCGTTTCATGGGattatagttcattccctcattaaagacgttaagtgcaCAGTGTACAACAGTGTACCTTTTTGGTTTtgtctgataattttttttttttttttttttttttttcaaaatcaaagtttgtaatcttgtgattcactttggagatggttggtttgtttcatggctcagaactcttttatgaaggctTTCATGAACCCtatgggaaaaaataataatgggaaaaacacttctggaaccacggcagctgaaaaagtgggcaggcactagTGCGCTCTATTAAAGGTCATTGAAGTAGTACATACATACTTAATAGATTGGCTTTCATGAATACATCATTAACTAACATGTAATGCTAAACATATCAGGAAATGTACATTTGTATATGAATGTACAAATTCAAGTTTCATAACATTTCCATCAgctatttgtatgtactgtacattcaTTATCTGTTAAAAGCATTATGTAATGTAATATTACTTTTAAAGTTTTGCCATTATGacactttttaaacaaaaactaCTGTAGATACTCACAGAAGTATTCTCTGCTGTCCTCTGTGAACAGCGAAAACAACGTGCCTGATCCCTCTGTTGTGAAAAAGCAGTTTGACAACAACCTCAACGCTGCACTTCAGGAGTACGGTCCCGAGTATCTGGCCTACTTCGGTTCTTTCGTCACAGTTGGGCTGCTCTGGTTCGTTCACCACTCTCTCTTCCTGCACGTGACGAAGGTCACACGCCTCATGGGCCTCTTCAACACCTTCTCCCTGGCCTGTGTGGGCGGCCTGCCACTGGCATACCAACTTACACAAGAGTTTCCCAGAGGCTCGCGCAATGAGCTTGAAGCTGTGCAGGTCAGCTGCGTCATCATCTTCTTTGCCGGTCTCTTCCAGCTAGCTATGTGGGTGGTGGCGCTTTTTACAGAACGTGAGACATTACACCCATATGCACGCTATGGCGGTCGAGAGCACACCTTCATGTTGGCCAAGCTCTCACTCTACCCTTGTGTGGCACTCGGGTCATTCTTTCTCACCTGTATTCTCAGTCGCTTCAGCGCGCAAATCTTTCACATGATGGAGATAGGTGTGCCGTTTGCTTTTCTTTTACTGAGGCTGCTGGTTCGTGTGATGCTGGCACTGCTGAAATGGCTGTTCTGTCCTGGGAGGCCTGATGTGGACTGCTCTCCTGTAGAGGAAGAGGATTCACAGCTGCCCATTAATGATATAGTTACTTAGCAGTGAACGAAGAAGACAACAACTCTGTGTTTTGATCTAAGATCAGCTCCCTCCAGGGgctgttaggggctgttcacacagcacatgcatgggtctgcgctattttttaagtgtttgtctaagtaaacatgcactagacggtcGTCTATGACCATTACGATGCACTGTTTTTTCAAAAAcaccctgcattctgttccattttacctgtctgtgtcttgctgttttttaatgcaaaaacacgtcctgtgtgaacggccctttaTAATAACTATTAAGGATAGGATAGCTAATGAGTCCCAGTTCAGACTCCATTTCCAGGCCCATAATCTATAATAAATTATGCAACTGACAGCTTTTTGATGGATAAGACACTCATCGTTCAGATCTTCCCAGTCATTTTGTATCATAGACTATAGAAAGGATTGATAGAGTGTGATCTAAGATTAGGCTGAAACAATGTGTATCAGGCTTTAAGGTGTTCACTGATCTCACAGCAGGGATCACCTGAAGAGAAACCGTCCTTTTCTTCTCTTTACAGTAATGTGCAAAGCCATCAAAATTGTTCGGTTTTGTACcgaaaaaagtaaaaaacttaGTTTTTACTTGCGTGTTACATTATTCATATGAACTACAAATGTTGCAGAGATTTAGGAACCATAATCAGATGTACTGGTTTTAttaatttatcattatttttttagtttagtttatttaaagctgaagtatgtaattcctgCTACACTAGCaccactgaatggaattgcaaaaataaacaatgtttattttattttactcatctgcagttgttcaaatTGTCACGCCATTGGTTTACTAACGTTATgtgggcgggtctaagcgggtcgctcaaaataaacacatgaatttttatagtgccacacagacagtgtttacagttttcgagaaaattaacctatgcatGGCCTACGTTTAATTGTCTTTACACATTAAGCTGagataaaagtattttaacaccggaAAAGTTACATACTTAGCTTTAATTATCACCACTCTTAAGCTCTTAACTTCATGCAATGGAAATATGACTACATGTAAAGAGCTGGAGAGCAGTTCATGCAAGAAAATTAGATTTGCAGCTAGTAGGATTTTGTCTTGTCTCTTAGGTTCCATATTTTAAAAGTCTGAAGATCTAAAGCAGCTGTGATTGAGATCTTCAAGGCAGTTTCTGGTAGCAGAAATCggtcacacatacacaaacaataaGGGCGAATGCTCAAAGTGTCAATGTTAGAAATGTATGAAAGCTACATGTCTTGTGACCGTGAAACCATTAATGCACCTTAGAAACAATGAAGTCCCCATAGCACTTTACTGTACATACAGCTTACTCTGGATCTAGCATATAGAGAGAATGCTTTGATGAACATTAAGCAGCATAAGCCATTATAAGAATTGTTTGAATGTGCTTTTTTTGTCATGgtgtttgaaatttttgtttttgtttggaattcatctaaatgttactTCCATACAGAAGATGTCAATGTAAAGtgcacttaaaaaacaaaacatttaaattgtgtattaaatttttttttcctttttttttttaaactcacatTTCTGACTTTCTGTCCAAGTGCAGTCtgcttcagtttttatttttgcgGATTGATTGACATTATTACTGTGTCTGTtcaaatgttatgtttaagtgcAACAAATATACAATTTTTCTGCTCTCAGAAGTTGTTTCATGTAACCTTGGTGGAATAATGAAACAATGAATGTGACCAAAGTGAGAACAGGTCAAAAGTAAAGAGTTTAGCCACCAAATGTAttgaaataataatcataataataacaataataatagctTATATTGTTAGCTTTTCCCCCAGTATTGCCCATAATCTGTTACTTTGTTCATGTGTTCACCATGTCTTCTGGTGAATATTTACTACTGAAAAGCCAGAAAACAATTCTGAAAATTAAACAGACATAAATAAATATTCCcaatattttttatacaatgatTAACACAAACTTTGATAATAATTACAAACCCATTTGCTGTTAAACCTCTCAACAACATAATCTTGCACAATATTATACACTGAGTAACATAACTTAAATAGTACAGAAGCTCTTAACAAACTAAATTGGTATTACAATTGTGACCGCCACAAAACAAGGTACAGACACCTGGCAGAGAAGGTGTGTTCTCTTTGGTATGATAGGTTTCATATTACTAAACATTACTagacaaacaacattctcacttGGCTGCAAAACGTCTATGATAAAGCTGGTTGAGCCCAACTTAAAATCAACAGGGCAGCGGATGTAAAGAAAAGGAACATGTAAACCTATTGCAGACAGGAATGAATGAGGTAAGGGGTCGCAGATTCAATGACTTTTATGTTTTACAATACACACTAAGTATTTACAATACTTATCTAAACTACAGAGTCCCCAGTGTGTAATTAGGGCAAAGGTCATGGACACAGGCTACTGTAAATCCACTTTAAGGGAAGTTGTTTCACTAGAAACTTATTTTAACAGGGTGAAACTGTCAAGAGTAATATTATACTTCTGTTCTTTTTAAGTTCTTTAACTAAGGTTCCAGCATTTGACAATGCTATCTCAGTGTGAACTAAATGTGATATTAAGGGGCTTTACACAGCAAATATAGACAGTGCTTTGGTAcaaatttgtagatttgtttagAAAACAATTCCGAAGGAATTCAGCTAATTTAAATTAACGTGAAaatccatatttaaaaaaaaattaaattttaagaGCAGCTTATCACAACATTGCAGGGAGAACAAagcgaaaaaataaataaatgcatctaCTTACTTTTGAAATAATTCCTAAAAATAATATCAGATATCTACTCAAAAGCACCAGTGTTTGTAGATAAAACCTGAACAGCAAATTTAAAACGGTTAAAAGTGAGACGTGTATCTCCAGTGCAACTAAAAGGAATGGTCAAGTAGGGGAAACACAGCAAATGATTCATAGATCATCTTTCTCAAAAAGGCTGTGTGAAGTTATTCTCCATCCCTAGAGAAGTTTAATCATGCTAGAGTGAAGAAAATAAGACAAATCTAGGTCTTTTGCATATCATATTCATAACTCTATATATTATAGAATTTAATAAcccttacattttttaataaatgtataatctATATATTTATGATCTAGTATATCATCTATGTACAATAATACA
Encoded proteins:
- the LOC127429533 gene encoding endosomal/lysosomal potassium channel TMEM175-like, which encodes MWKKESHTHLRCDFRSADNVSSVFANKTPVPACLHRPLTSHTTAVMGENDESEIIEHYDDEEMEKRRTPRNLSHSFLESVTSSEEKNGHSSTQSSHRLLAYSDALISIIATVMILPVAHTKFQDNEELKESIQTLLTTKVAVYLMTFLIVTVAWAAHIRLFQVIERIDDTLALLNLACMMLITFLPYTFSLMATFPDNFLGILLFCACVIVIGLIQAVIVLYGFSHPFLLNNHIQMSQNQAYYKQNILKVIMRVPIMCFFASIFSFIFFQLSYVLLAIVIFLPYISQSLKWIRNKAIGGQVDESPDSMLFYTYHPSEPLSKERVEAFSDGVYAIVATLLILDICENNVPDPSVVKKQFDNNLNAALQEYGPEYLAYFGSFVTVGLLWFVHHSLFLHVTKVTRLMGLFNTFSLACVGGLPLAYQLTQEFPRGSRNELEAVQVSCVIIFFAGLFQLAMWVVALFTERETLHPYARYGGREHTFMLAKLSLYPCVALGSFFLTCILSRFSAQIFHMMEIGVPFAFLLLRLLVRVMLALLKWLFCPGRPDVDCSPVEEEDSQLPINDIVT